The Vicia villosa cultivar HV-30 ecotype Madison, WI unplaced genomic scaffold, Vvil1.0 ctg.001310F_1_1, whole genome shotgun sequence genome window below encodes:
- the LOC131634507 gene encoding uncharacterized protein LOC131634507, producing MEQLLPIAFGSQPKHVLNPLTEISQFFRDICASALKVDDVIKLDRNISVILCKLEQDDDQAEDETAEDETADDQLDGSDLRGDDDPSQIHIIDGRFFIRPEGSSFTPSRTAAKVISYIIQQNYKKLIKTFKDVKGDDRDHWFAKFQEKCVWEPMKERQIKKNYYGRTARRLSDMLRRVRKRWELHGIRPSWIGEEIFRELLKYWESDEFAAKSENEKKMRASEKGGCLNAVGSISTAEHVRRMAESEQIRVTIEIV from the exons atggaacaattgctaccaattgcaTTTGGTTCTCAACCTaaacatgtgcttaatccactgactgaaattagtcaatttttcaGAGATATTTGTGCTTCAGCTTTAAAAGTAGATGACGTCATTAAGTTGGATCGAAATATTTCAGTCATTCTATgcaagttggaacaa GATGATGATCAGGCGGAGGATGAGACTGCGGAGGATGAGACTGCGGATGATCAGTTGGATGGGAGTGATCTTCGAGGGGATGATGATCCGAGTCAGATTCATATCATTGATGGGAGATTTTTTATTAGGCCCGAAGGAAGCtc attcacgccgagtcggactgctgccaaagttataagttatataattcagcagaattataaaaagcttataaagacttttaaagatgttaagggcGATGATAGAGATCATTGGTTTGCGAAATTTCAG GAAAAATGTGTGTGGGAACCAATGAAAGAGagacagattaaaaaaaattattatggcagaactgcaagacgactttctgacatgctacgacgtgttagaaagcgttgggaacttcATGGCATCCGTCCTAGTTGGATAGGAGAAGAAATATTTCGGGAACTTCTTAAATATTGGGAGAGTGATGAGTTTGCGGCCAAATCTGAAAATGAAAAGAAGATGAGAGCATCTGAAAAGGGTGGTTGCCTTAATgctgttggaagtataagcactgcTGAGCATGTTCGTCGcatg GCTGAATCAGAACAAATTAGAGTTACCATTGAGATCGTATGA